In a genomic window of Methanocalculus natronophilus:
- a CDS encoding nucleotidyltransferase family protein encodes MPTLQRRFGIKRIGLFGSYARDEAGEISDIDLLVSFEEEKERFRTFMQCIFYLEDIFGKNVELIAEHALDSRIRPVVIDEVIWI; translated from the coding sequence ATGCCAACACTTCAAAGACGATTTGGCATCAAAAGGATCGGATTGTTTGGGTCATATGCACGGGATGAAGCCGGTGAGATAAGTGATATCGATCTTCTGGTCTCTTTTGAAGAGGAGAAAGAGCGTTTCCGTACATTTATGCAATGTATTTTTTATCTTGAGGATATTTTCGGCAAAAACGTCGAGCTTATCGCAGAACATGCACTCGATTCCAGAATCCGACCGGTCGTTATTGATGAGGTGATCTGGATTTGA
- a CDS encoding V-type ATP synthase subunit E → MMGLVTLLRLIEDETREEIERIEAETSRTLKKIEESARYSAEQERERIEHEGERRAGEERRLILLQAEYESGKRLREARWEAISGVFSEAEEMLATLTESPEYPDIIRHLVLEGIGVVGDGAVLVYCRSQDEDAVRLAVSGLDQAEVRVLAADDPAIISGGVVITSADSTIRCDQTFATRLDQMRNTLIHRVHATLFGGDGDGY, encoded by the coding sequence ATGATGGGCCTTGTTACCCTCCTCAGGCTGATTGAGGATGAGACACGGGAGGAGATTGAGCGAATAGAAGCAGAAACGAGCCGTACATTGAAGAAAATCGAAGAATCTGCCCGGTATAGTGCAGAACAGGAACGGGAGAGAATTGAGCATGAGGGGGAGCGGCGGGCTGGGGAAGAGCGGCGCCTGATCCTCCTCCAGGCAGAATATGAGTCTGGAAAACGGCTGCGTGAGGCGCGGTGGGAGGCGATCTCCGGGGTATTCAGTGAAGCCGAAGAGATGCTTGCAACACTTACAGAATCGCCGGAGTACCCTGATATTATCCGGCACCTGGTTCTCGAAGGCATCGGGGTGGTCGGGGATGGAGCAGTGCTTGTCTACTGCCGGAGCCAGGATGAAGACGCCGTCCGTCTCGCAGTATCGGGCCTGGATCAGGCTGAGGTTCGTGTGCTTGCAGCAGATGATCCCGCAATCATCTCCGGTGGGGTGGTTATTACATCTGCGGATTCAACAATCCGGTGCGACCAGACCTTTGCCACCAGGCTTGACCAGATGCGAAACACCCTGATCCATCGTGTTCACGCGACGCTCTTTGGGGGTGATGGTGATGGATATTGA
- a CDS encoding V-type ATP synthase subunit A, with the protein MAGTIQRISGPVVHADGMRGTRMFEVVMVGTDALIGEIIGLNEDLATIQVYEDTTGITPGEPVKRSKMSLSVELGPGLLGRIFDGIQRPLTALADISGDFIVRGVSSPALSRDRRFHFTPAVSGGDKLAGGAVLGSVPETDHITHRIMLPPSISGEVVWIADEGEYPVDETILTLRDGSGRDLEISMLQHWPVRVPRPAAKKIPPKRPLITGQRVIDSFFPIVQGGTASVPGPFGAGKTVVQHQLAKWCDADIIVYVGCGERGNEMADVLRQFPKLVDPKTKEPLMNRTVLIGNTSNMPVAAREASVYTGITIAEYYRDMGYTVALMADSTSRWAEAMREISGRLEEMPGEHGYPAYLGSRLADFYERAGLVTTLSGDEGSVSVIGAVSPPGGDFSEPVTQNTLRIVRVFWALDADLAHERHFPAVNWLLSYTLYADLVSPWWEKHGGSNWKEMRSDLLALLQKESELQEIVQLVGPDLLPEQDRFTLQVAAILRESFLIQSAFDEVDTFCPPEKQYRMMTLIHRYLKAGRAAVGTGMDADGIRANPVTARLSRMGPMPHEEFESFYPEVLDQIESAFLDGDR; encoded by the coding sequence ATGGCAGGTACAATACAAAGGATATCCGGCCCGGTTGTTCATGCAGACGGGATGCGGGGTACACGGATGTTTGAAGTGGTTATGGTCGGAACCGATGCACTCATCGGGGAGATCATCGGATTGAACGAGGATCTGGCAACGATCCAGGTCTATGAGGATACAACCGGGATCACGCCGGGGGAGCCGGTGAAGCGGTCGAAGATGTCCCTCTCGGTCGAACTGGGACCGGGTCTGCTTGGGCGGATCTTTGATGGTATCCAGAGGCCGCTCACGGCTCTTGCTGATATATCCGGCGATTTCATTGTCCGGGGAGTCAGTTCTCCCGCTCTCTCCCGTGATCGCAGGTTCCATTTTACACCAGCCGTATCAGGCGGTGATAAGCTGGCAGGGGGTGCAGTCCTCGGGTCTGTTCCCGAGACCGATCATATCACGCACCGGATTATGCTTCCCCCCTCCATCTCCGGGGAGGTGGTCTGGATAGCCGACGAGGGTGAGTACCCGGTTGATGAGACGATCCTCACGCTCAGGGATGGATCCGGCAGGGATCTTGAGATCTCCATGCTCCAGCACTGGCCTGTCCGGGTGCCGCGGCCGGCAGCGAAGAAAATCCCTCCAAAACGCCCTCTTATTACCGGACAGCGGGTGATAGACTCGTTCTTCCCGATTGTCCAGGGGGGTACCGCATCGGTTCCGGGCCCGTTTGGTGCAGGCAAGACGGTTGTCCAGCACCAGCTTGCCAAGTGGTGTGATGCTGATATCATTGTCTATGTCGGGTGCGGTGAACGCGGCAACGAGATGGCAGATGTGCTGAGACAGTTCCCAAAGCTTGTGGATCCAAAGACAAAAGAGCCGCTGATGAACCGTACCGTCCTCATAGGCAACACCTCGAACATGCCGGTTGCGGCACGTGAAGCCTCGGTCTATACCGGTATCACGATCGCAGAATATTACCGTGATATGGGGTATACGGTAGCCCTGATGGCAGATTCGACCTCCCGGTGGGCAGAGGCGATGCGTGAGATCTCCGGCCGGCTCGAAGAGATGCCGGGTGAGCATGGCTACCCTGCGTATCTTGGTTCCCGTCTCGCGGACTTTTACGAACGGGCGGGCCTGGTGACGACGCTCTCCGGGGATGAAGGCTCGGTCTCGGTGATCGGTGCGGTCTCCCCGCCGGGCGGTGACTTCTCAGAACCGGTCACCCAGAACACGCTCCGTATTGTCAGGGTCTTCTGGGCACTGGATGCTGACCTCGCCCACGAACGCCATTTTCCTGCGGTAAACTGGCTTCTCTCCTATACGCTCTATGCCGATCTCGTCTCTCCCTGGTGGGAGAAACATGGAGGCAGCAACTGGAAAGAGATGCGATCTGATCTGCTTGCCCTCCTCCAGAAAGAGAGTGAACTGCAGGAGATCGTCCAGCTTGTCGGCCCGGATCTCCTCCCTGAACAGGACCGGTTCACCCTCCAGGTTGCTGCTATTCTGAGGGAGTCGTTCCTGATCCAGTCTGCATTTGATGAAGTGGATACCTTCTGCCCGCCTGAGAAGCAGTACCGGATGATGACGCTGATCCATCGGTATCTCAAAGCAGGGCGTGCAGCGGTTGGAACCGGGATGGATGCCGACGGGATCCGGGCAAATCCCGTGACTGCCCGGCTCTCCAGGATGGGCCCGATGCCGCACGAGGAGTTTGAATCATTCTATCCCGAGGTGCTTGACCAGATTGAGAGCGCCTTTTTGGATGGTGATCGTTGA
- a CDS encoding flavodoxin family protein translates to MKALGISGSPRRRGNTEMLLDAFLAGAEEAGADCEKIVLCDLEFSSCKGCNACHKTGECIVEDDLTPIFEEILEAGIVALASPIYSMSVTAELKAFIDRGQVFWARKFILKDLFFDEEHTRQHRGVFISTAGQDWDHVFDAAYPVITAFFNDIGFAYRDNITAGNMDGYKGIKAHPTALTEAEERGRKIVGELERV, encoded by the coding sequence ATGAAAGCCCTTGGGATATCGGGAAGCCCGAGGCGCCGGGGCAATACCGAGATGCTTCTTGATGCGTTTCTTGCGGGGGCGGAGGAGGCGGGTGCTGATTGTGAAAAGATCGTCCTCTGCGATCTTGAGTTTTCGTCCTGCAAAGGATGCAATGCATGCCACAAGACCGGTGAATGTATCGTCGAAGACGATCTGACCCCGATATTTGAGGAGATCCTGGAAGCAGGGATCGTTGCCCTTGCCTCTCCCATCTATTCGATGAGCGTGACAGCGGAACTAAAAGCGTTTATCGACCGTGGCCAGGTCTTCTGGGCACGGAAGTTTATCCTGAAGGATCTCTTTTTTGACGAGGAGCATACCCGGCAGCACAGGGGAGTCTTCATCTCGACAGCTGGCCAGGACTGGGATCATGTCTTTGACGCGGCATACCCGGTGATTACCGCATTCTTCAATGACATCGGGTTTGCCTATAGAGACAATATCACAGCCGGCAACATGGACGGCTATAAGGGGATCAAAGCTCACCCGACAGCGCTTACGGAAGCAGAGGAGAGGGGGAGAAAGATTGTGGGGGAACTGGAGAGAGTTTGA
- a CDS encoding V-type ATP synthase subunit D, producing the protein MSRRLPAGTRPTLLELLKVRKRLVTARKGHELLREKLDAMVMEFFSLVQKRKDLRRSMEEAFAAAYPALFAAEIAASRREVESCAALERTIPDIPALPKNIMGTGVPAFDLPDPFRSDPLPGYGLMAAGGRLDRASDLASEAIEAAIRLSEVEGAILRLSTRIASVRRRTNALESILIPQLEGVIVYISDYLEEMEREDLFRRKRAKGREEAEA; encoded by the coding sequence GTGAGCAGGCGTCTTCCGGCAGGTACCCGGCCGACGCTGCTTGAACTGCTGAAGGTGAGGAAGCGGCTTGTCACTGCCAGGAAAGGGCATGAACTGTTGCGGGAGAAGCTTGATGCGATGGTGATGGAGTTCTTCTCGCTTGTCCAGAAGAGAAAGGATCTCAGGCGATCGATGGAGGAGGCGTTTGCTGCTGCGTACCCTGCTCTCTTTGCTGCGGAGATTGCGGCGTCCCGGCGGGAGGTGGAGAGTTGTGCCGCACTGGAGAGGACGATCCCGGATATCCCGGCTCTTCCAAAGAACATCATGGGTACCGGCGTGCCAGCGTTTGATCTTCCTGACCCGTTCCGTTCTGATCCCTTGCCGGGGTATGGGCTGATGGCGGCTGGTGGGAGGCTTGACCGGGCATCTGATCTCGCTTCAGAAGCTATTGAAGCTGCGATCCGGTTATCAGAGGTGGAAGGAGCGATCCTCAGGCTCTCGACCAGGATTGCCTCGGTCCGGCGCAGGACCAATGCCCTTGAGTCGATCCTGATCCCCCAGCTGGAAGGGGTTATTGTGTATATCTCGGATTACCTTGAGGAGATGGAGCGGGAGGATCTCTTCCGGAGGAAACGGGCGAAGGGGCGGGAGGAGGCAGAAGCCTAG
- a CDS encoding peptidase M50, whose amino-acid sequence MMDESHDPDEKPYHVTSQYIVMLNRISEHERRDLGIAWIALAIAFTIALIGGFSFTGVNPGTAALLFILSLITVGVGFVLHELAHKFTAVRYGYWAEFRKDNQMLLVAVAIAALVGVVFAAPGATMIYGPSLSKRENGIISAAGPITNLILLIPFALLAAAAIWFDLGSFVLLVGAVGVKINAMLAAFNMLPFGPLDGRKVLAWNKGIFVALIGASFAALFLGLYYL is encoded by the coding sequence ATGATGGATGAGAGCCATGATCCTGATGAGAAACCCTATCACGTCACCAGTCAATATATTGTTATGCTGAATCGTATATCGGAACATGAGCGGAGGGATCTTGGAATCGCGTGGATAGCCCTTGCGATTGCCTTCACGATCGCGCTCATCGGCGGGTTCTCGTTCACAGGTGTCAATCCCGGGACAGCAGCCCTCCTCTTCATCCTCTCACTGATCACAGTCGGGGTCGGGTTTGTGCTCCATGAACTCGCCCACAAGTTCACAGCGGTGCGGTATGGGTACTGGGCGGAGTTTCGGAAAGACAACCAGATGCTGCTTGTTGCGGTTGCCATTGCGGCTCTTGTTGGTGTTGTCTTTGCCGCACCCGGTGCAACGATGATCTATGGCCCATCCCTCTCAAAACGTGAAAACGGAATTATATCTGCAGCAGGACCGATAACAAACCTGATCCTGCTCATCCCGTTTGCGCTTCTTGCCGCAGCCGCGATCTGGTTTGATCTCGGATCGTTTGTCCTCCTTGTTGGTGCTGTCGGTGTCAAGATCAATGCGATGCTTGCTGCATTCAATATGCTCCCATTCGGACCCCTTGACGGGAGGAAGGTGCTTGCCTGGAATAAAGGCATCTTTGTCGCCCTGATCGGAGCCTCGTTTGCTGCGCTGTTCCTTGGGCTGTATTACCTGTAG
- a CDS encoding DNA adenine methylase → MPRPKRIPGQAHPFLKWAGGKTQLLPELISRLPPGIASGEVTRYVEPFIGGGALFFALHEHHTIQESYLSDVNCELTLCYSVIQKDAEALIEKLDHLRSDYYSRDEEERKAFYYEIRDNFNRQLSELSFEGYNPDWITRAAWIIFLNRTCFNGLFRVNQKGGFNVPFGKYKNPDILNAGNLRNVAKLLEGTTIRRGDFTSCRDVVDEKTFVYFDPPYRPLNEKTAVFTSYAKDGFDDSDQKRLAEFFRELDRSGAKLMLSNSDPKNTDPDDCFFDDLYSGFTIERVPATRMINANGAGRGVINELIITNYL, encoded by the coding sequence ATGCCAAGGCCAAAACGAATCCCCGGACAGGCGCACCCGTTCCTCAAATGGGCAGGCGGCAAAACGCAGCTTCTGCCTGAACTCATCTCCCGCCTCCCGCCAGGGATTGCCAGTGGGGAGGTCACCAGATATGTCGAGCCGTTCATCGGGGGAGGGGCGCTCTTCTTTGCCCTCCACGAGCATCATACCATACAAGAGTCGTATCTCTCTGACGTCAACTGCGAACTCACCCTCTGCTATTCCGTCATCCAGAAGGATGCAGAGGCCCTGATCGAGAAACTTGATCACCTGAGATCAGACTATTATTCGCGAGATGAGGAGGAGAGGAAAGCCTTCTATTACGAGATCCGGGACAACTTCAACAGGCAGCTCTCTGAACTATCGTTTGAAGGATACAACCCGGACTGGATCACTCGTGCTGCATGGATTATCTTTTTAAACCGCACCTGTTTCAACGGGCTCTTCCGGGTAAACCAAAAAGGCGGATTCAATGTTCCCTTCGGAAAGTACAAAAACCCCGATATCCTGAATGCCGGGAACCTGCGAAATGTCGCAAAACTCCTTGAAGGTACAACAATCAGGCGGGGAGACTTCACCAGCTGCCGGGATGTTGTGGATGAGAAGACGTTTGTCTATTTCGACCCACCCTACCGCCCCCTCAACGAGAAGACTGCCGTCTTCACCTCATATGCAAAAGACGGGTTTGACGACAGTGACCAAAAGCGGCTTGCTGAATTCTTCCGGGAGCTTGACCGGAGCGGAGCAAAACTCATGCTCTCAAATTCAGATCCCAAAAACACCGATCCCGATGATTGCTTCTTTGATGATCTCTACTCCGGATTCACCATCGAACGGGTACCTGCAACACGGATGATCAATGCAAATGGTGCGGGCAGGGGTGTAATCAACGAGCTGATCATCACAAATTACCTGTGA
- a CDS encoding V-type ATP synthase subunit B, with translation MREFRSVVRVAGPILAVSGIDDAGYNEVVQVLLPDGTTRMGQVLEAGRGIAIVMVFGGTRDLDCDFTAVRFTGKPLTMPVSKEMLGRIFSGSAEPIDGGGRVVPEKEMEISGYAINPTKREFPQDFIETGISAIDGMNTLVRGQKLPVFSGSGLPHSMLAAQITRQARVRGSDEAFAVVFAAMGITHEEAQFFTQEFSKTGARAHALIFLNRADDPAIERIITPRLALTAAEYLAFDCGMHVLVVMQDITAYCEALREVSAAREEIPARRGYPGYMYTDLASLYERAGRVIGRSGSITQLPILTMPDDDITHPVPDLTGYITEGQIVLSRELHRKGVYPPIDVLPCLSRLMQGGIGEGRTREDHANVSSQLYLAYARGRRLVSLVAVIGDEGLTEVDRLYLTFLERFEREFVGQDPEEGRSVADTLDRAWDLLSIFPREELRRINPAFIEKHYRGETG, from the coding sequence TTGCGGGAGTTTCGGTCTGTTGTCCGGGTAGCGGGTCCAATCCTTGCGGTATCGGGGATCGATGATGCCGGGTACAACGAGGTGGTGCAGGTTCTCCTGCCGGATGGTACTACCAGGATGGGCCAGGTGCTTGAGGCGGGCAGGGGTATTGCAATTGTGATGGTCTTTGGCGGGACACGCGATCTCGACTGTGATTTCACTGCTGTCCGGTTCACCGGCAAACCTCTCACCATGCCGGTATCAAAAGAGATGCTTGGGCGGATCTTCTCTGGTTCGGCTGAGCCGATTGACGGTGGCGGCCGTGTTGTGCCTGAGAAGGAGATGGAGATCTCAGGCTATGCAATCAACCCGACGAAACGGGAGTTTCCGCAGGATTTCATTGAGACGGGGATTTCGGCAATTGATGGTATGAATACGCTTGTCCGGGGCCAGAAGCTCCCGGTCTTCTCAGGGTCAGGCCTGCCGCACAGCATGCTTGCCGCCCAGATTACCCGGCAGGCACGTGTCCGGGGCAGTGACGAGGCCTTCGCTGTTGTCTTCGCGGCGATGGGCATTACGCATGAGGAGGCGCAGTTCTTTACACAGGAGTTCTCAAAGACAGGGGCACGGGCACATGCATTGATCTTCCTGAACCGTGCCGATGATCCGGCGATCGAGAGGATCATCACCCCCCGTCTCGCCCTGACTGCGGCAGAATACCTTGCTTTTGACTGCGGGATGCACGTCCTGGTGGTGATGCAGGATATCACCGCATATTGCGAGGCATTACGGGAGGTCTCTGCAGCGAGGGAGGAGATCCCGGCCCGGAGGGGGTATCCGGGGTATATGTATACGGATCTCGCCTCGCTCTATGAACGGGCCGGGAGAGTGATAGGCAGGTCGGGTTCGATCACCCAGCTCCCGATCCTCACGATGCCGGATGATGATATCACCCATCCTGTTCCTGACCTGACCGGGTATATCACCGAAGGCCAGATTGTGCTGTCGCGTGAACTCCACCGGAAAGGGGTGTATCCGCCGATTGATGTGTTGCCGTGCCTCTCCCGCCTGATGCAGGGCGGTATCGGCGAGGGGAGGACACGGGAGGATCACGCCAATGTCTCAAGCCAGCTCTATCTTGCATATGCACGCGGGCGGCGGCTTGTCAGCCTTGTCGCGGTCATCGGGGATGAGGGGCTGACTGAGGTGGACCGGCTCTACCTTACCTTCCTTGAGCGGTTTGAACGGGAGTTTGTCGGGCAGGACCCAGAAGAGGGGCGATCTGTTGCTGATACTCTTGATCGTGCCTGGGATCTCCTCTCGATCTTCCCAAGGGAAGAGCTCAGGCGGATCAACCCGGCATTCATCGAGAAGCATTACCGGGGTGAGACCGGGTGA
- a CDS encoding flavodoxin family protein yields MTIRVLAFAGSPRRHGNSETLLDWVLDRMQQEQDTDVLKYALTEITIAPCKGCNACEKLNTCVQKDDLVWVEEKILEADIIILSAPIFCMGIAAQAKALIDRAQVFRSRKYVLKLPVVPAERKGKRIGIFLASAGQDWDFVFDAAVPSVKCLFNVIDVKNKDIRYLMVNNVDEKGAVNDHPTAQKDARALADEVIATMREMKGESQ; encoded by the coding sequence ATGACAATCAGGGTTCTCGCCTTTGCAGGCTCACCCCGCCGCCACGGCAACTCCGAGACACTTCTTGACTGGGTGCTTGACCGGATGCAGCAGGAGCAGGATACAGATGTTTTGAAGTATGCACTCACTGAGATCACGATCGCCCCCTGTAAAGGCTGCAATGCCTGTGAAAAACTAAATACCTGTGTCCAGAAGGATGATCTCGTCTGGGTTGAGGAGAAGATTCTCGAAGCCGACATCATCATCCTCTCCGCACCCATCTTCTGCATGGGTATTGCGGCACAGGCAAAGGCCCTCATTGACCGGGCACAGGTCTTCCGCTCCCGGAAATATGTCCTGAAACTGCCTGTTGTGCCGGCTGAACGGAAGGGAAAGCGGATTGGGATCTTCCTTGCATCTGCGGGCCAGGACTGGGATTTTGTCTTTGATGCTGCAGTTCCTTCCGTGAAATGCCTCTTCAATGTCATTGATGTGAAGAACAAGGATATCCGGTACCTGATGGTGAATAATGTCGATGAGAAGGGTGCGGTCAATGATCACCCGACTGCACAGAAAGATGCTCGTGCACTTGCAGATGAGGTGATCGCCACGATGCGGGAGATGAAGGGAGAGAGCCAGTGA
- a CDS encoding V-type ATP synthase subunit F, giving the protein MRIVAIGDFQMALLCRLGGVSESLHCDDAESAEEELKKLLQDDSVGVILILDRFMQPLLPLLDEHGRSDAVYPVIIGVPGSAGPSEGEDSITQAIRRVAGKGMPE; this is encoded by the coding sequence ATGAGGATTGTTGCAATCGGAGATTTCCAGATGGCCCTGCTCTGCAGGCTTGGGGGTGTCTCTGAGTCTTTACACTGCGATGATGCCGAATCTGCGGAGGAGGAACTGAAAAAGCTCCTGCAGGATGATTCTGTCGGGGTCATCCTCATCCTTGATCGGTTTATGCAGCCGCTTCTCCCGCTCCTTGACGAACATGGGAGATCTGATGCGGTCTACCCGGTCATCATCGGGGTTCCTGGTTCTGCCGGACCCTCTGAAGGCGAAGACAGCATCACGCAGGCGATCCGGCGGGTCGCAGGAAAAGGTATGCCGGAGTGA
- a CDS encoding AEC family transporter yields MVLAEFLMIIDPVAVLMILIATGYAAYRLGILDRHATHKISLFLLNVSIPALIIVSMQIPPSAALLSNTLIFCIGVVVFYLFAVIVAYIGSSLFTMGEMRRGVFSFGILFGNIGFMGFPIAAALFGPESIFYVAIANLIFNLLIFSAGIVMITGRYEFNLKLLVNPGITASLLGLALFLLEIRIPSPAIDAMRLLGDLTTPLAMLIVGSFLATFPVREMIGDRTVFTGAALRLLLLPAGTYLLLSPLIDDPLVLGILVLLAAMPVGSMTVIFADIYGSDERFASQLVFLSTIVSLLTIPVITLLLI; encoded by the coding sequence GTGGTGCTGGCGGAATTTCTCATGATAATTGACCCGGTTGCAGTTCTTATGATCCTCATTGCAACCGGCTACGCCGCATACCGTCTTGGTATCCTTGACCGGCACGCAACCCATAAAATATCGCTATTTCTCTTAAATGTCTCAATTCCTGCACTCATTATCGTCTCGATGCAGATACCGCCGTCTGCTGCCCTCCTCTCAAATACCCTCATCTTCTGCATTGGGGTCGTCGTCTTCTACCTCTTTGCAGTCATTGTGGCATATATCGGAAGCAGCCTCTTCACGATGGGAGAGATGCGCCGCGGGGTCTTCTCGTTTGGCATCCTCTTTGGCAATATCGGGTTCATGGGTTTTCCAATAGCTGCTGCCCTCTTTGGCCCGGAGAGCATCTTCTATGTGGCAATAGCCAACCTGATCTTCAATCTCCTCATCTTCTCTGCCGGGATCGTGATGATCACCGGCAGGTACGAGTTCAATCTGAAACTCCTGGTCAATCCTGGTATCACGGCCTCTCTCCTGGGCCTTGCGCTCTTCCTGCTTGAGATCCGGATACCATCTCCCGCAATCGATGCGATGCGGCTCCTTGGCGACCTGACGACACCGCTTGCCATGCTGATCGTCGGCTCCTTCCTTGCCACGTTTCCGGTACGGGAGATGATTGGTGATAGAACCGTCTTCACCGGGGCAGCACTCAGGCTTCTTCTGCTGCCTGCCGGCACATACCTCCTCCTCTCCCCGCTCATCGATGACCCGCTTGTTCTGGGAATCCTCGTCCTGCTTGCCGCAATGCCGGTTGGATCGATGACGGTGATCTTTGCAGATATCTATGGATCAGACGAGCGGTTTGCCTCCCAGCTCGTCTTTCTCTCGACAATCGTATCGCTTCTGACGATACCGGTAATCACCCTGCTGCTCATCTGA
- a CDS encoding V-type ATPase subunit codes for MDIDQLFADLLAAEGTGLLVIGIGIAFLIAVFIAISAGWFRIILSIASFAYPSARVRAMGNPLVTADGADTVSGSTDLLDLFERAARLGHDVGYGEGADADAIERLIRTHHYRMLSDLVSSVPDAIRPLIQGYIRILECREVAAILRGIAGGLPADLIRERAVAIGSLTDSAIRKISHAETIEESTVRIERAGILPGIRNTWQKVGETGGFTAFESAIIAESFHSLMIVARGIEDAHYEPAVAMAGRLIDTENLRILARGLIRNLGPEETEPFLVTTGGFEITGPVLQDLARKTDILEFGAALRDTAYGPYIEPLLEEVRKTRDTGPLETALSQCTLGISRAISSQYHLGSGPIIRYLLALELEMENLMAAAAALLLEVPQDEIPGYMVVEPE; via the coding sequence ATGGATATTGACCAGCTCTTCGCTGATCTTCTGGCTGCAGAGGGAACCGGCCTGCTGGTGATCGGGATCGGCATTGCGTTTCTGATCGCGGTTTTTATTGCCATATCGGCCGGCTGGTTCAGGATTATCCTGAGTATTGCCTCGTTTGCCTACCCATCAGCACGGGTGAGGGCAATGGGAAACCCGCTGGTGACGGCTGACGGTGCTGACACGGTCTCCGGCTCAACCGATCTCCTTGACCTCTTTGAGCGTGCCGCCCGGCTCGGCCATGATGTCGGGTACGGTGAGGGTGCAGATGCAGATGCTATCGAACGGCTGATCCGCACCCACCACTACCGGATGCTCTCTGATCTTGTCAGTTCTGTTCCAGATGCCATCAGGCCCCTTATCCAGGGATATATCCGGATCCTGGAATGCCGGGAGGTTGCTGCCATCCTGCGGGGGATTGCAGGCGGTCTGCCAGCAGATCTCATACGCGAACGGGCCGTGGCAATCGGGTCGCTGACAGATTCGGCAATCAGGAAGATCAGCCATGCAGAGACGATAGAGGAGAGTACTGTCAGGATCGAGCGGGCCGGGATACTCCCTGGCATACGGAACACCTGGCAGAAGGTTGGCGAGACAGGCGGGTTTACCGCCTTTGAATCAGCCATCATCGCGGAGTCCTTCCACTCGCTCATGATCGTGGCACGGGGTATTGAAGATGCTCATTACGAACCGGCGGTGGCAATGGCAGGCCGGCTGATTGATACAGAAAATCTCAGGATTCTTGCACGGGGCCTGATCAGGAACCTGGGTCCGGAGGAGACTGAGCCTTTCCTCGTTACCACGGGAGGCTTTGAGATCACAGGTCCGGTGCTTCAGGATCTTGCACGGAAGACGGATATTCTTGAATTTGGTGCAGCTCTCCGTGATACTGCATATGGGCCGTATATCGAACCACTCCTGGAGGAGGTTCGGAAGACCCGTGATACCGGTCCACTCGAGACGGCACTCTCCCAATGCACACTTGGGATCAGCAGGGCAATCAGCAGCCAGTATCACCTGGGGAGCGGTCCTATAATCAGGTACCTCCTTGCCCTTGAGCTTGAGATGGAGAACCTGATGGCTGCTGCTGCGGCTCTCCTCCTCGAGGTGCCGCAGGACGAGATCCCCGGATATATGGTGGTGGAACCGGAATGA
- a CDS encoding HepT-like ribonuclease domain-containing protein: MKTDAFYISHILHEIDYIQKKCKDKTIDDLYSDEDLQHIISRALEIIGEASKNISPEMKSAHDHIPWKEMSGIRDKIIHSYFSINWIIVWDVITHEIGDLKRQLTEIQ; encoded by the coding sequence TTGAAGACAGATGCCTTTTATATCAGCCATATTCTCCATGAGATTGATTACATCCAGAAGAAATGTAAAGATAAAACCATTGATGACCTCTATTCAGACGAAGATCTTCAACATATCATATCCCGTGCATTGGAAATCATTGGCGAAGCGTCAAAAAATATCTCTCCTGAGATGAAGAGCGCTCATGATCACATTCCCTGGAAAGAGATGAGTGGGATACGGGACAAGATCATTCACAGCTATTTTTCAATCAACTGGATTATAGTATGGGACGTTATCACTCATGAGATAGGGGATTTAAAACGCCAGCTTACAGAGATTCAATAA